The following are encoded in a window of Qipengyuania soli genomic DNA:
- a CDS encoding DUF2490 domain-containing protein yields the protein MGRTRLRISACFAAMLAAWQPCAAHAADDETQLWLMFDASMPLDARTNLTFLVMPRFRDAARGEDQVVLRAALDRELSSALSVGGGLTYVVGPDSFRPFQQVELSKGDLSLRFRLEEITGGGVDRLGLRERVQVKYKLNLAEHTSISVAEEWIDSVRSERRDTLPARDQWRTVASVRQDIGQHLHAGFGYTLIIAPARDDLPTRVIHAPMLSGGWSF from the coding sequence ATGGGAAGAACCAGACTTAGGATCAGTGCCTGCTTTGCCGCCATGCTCGCCGCATGGCAACCGTGTGCGGCACATGCGGCGGACGATGAAACGCAGCTGTGGCTGATGTTCGACGCATCGATGCCGCTCGATGCGCGGACCAACCTGACTTTCCTCGTCATGCCCCGCTTTCGCGACGCCGCACGGGGAGAAGACCAGGTCGTGCTGCGCGCGGCGCTCGACCGTGAATTGTCGAGCGCGCTGAGCGTGGGCGGCGGGTTGACCTATGTCGTCGGGCCGGACTCGTTCCGCCCGTTCCAGCAGGTCGAACTTTCGAAGGGTGACCTCTCGCTGCGCTTTCGCCTCGAAGAGATAACCGGCGGCGGCGTGGACCGGCTGGGCCTGCGCGAACGCGTGCAGGTGAAGTACAAGCTCAACCTTGCCGAGCACACCAGCATCAGCGTCGCGGAGGAATGGATCGATTCGGTCCGTTCGGAGCGGCGCGATACCTTGCCGGCCCGCGACCAGTGGCGCACGGTCGCAAGCGTGCGGCAGGACATCGGCCAGCATCTCCACGCCGGGTTCGGCTACACGCTGATCATAGCCCCGGCGCGCGACGACTTGCCGACACGCGTCATCCACGCACCCATGCTGTCGGGCGGCTGGAGCTTCTAG
- a CDS encoding DUF4197 domain-containing protein gives MTQFLEQPTGRRAFLGGLTLGGAALALPSCAGLPGFSMVDAVQRLLFLSSERAFGRMLQSDGFWDSQVAQLGLGNLLGTRGDVLSRILTSSLFKNRLEGAFADIAYEGAERAAPLVTEAVRTIGIQNAIDLVRGGPTAATSFLRGSMGTSLVEAMVPELGDAMRVASDPLVGELLRGLTGVDLAGATNRFANNIDNTIWREMGVEEAAIRANPRETNDPLIIGVFGVGGAGY, from the coding sequence ATGACCCAATTTCTCGAACAACCCACCGGTCGCAGGGCCTTCCTTGGTGGACTGACGCTGGGCGGCGCGGCACTCGCGCTCCCGTCATGCGCCGGCCTGCCCGGTTTCAGCATGGTCGACGCGGTTCAGCGGCTGCTCTTCCTGTCGAGCGAGCGCGCCTTTGGCCGCATGCTCCAGTCCGACGGCTTCTGGGACAGCCAGGTTGCGCAGCTGGGCCTCGGCAACCTGCTTGGCACGCGTGGCGACGTATTGAGCCGGATCCTCACCTCGAGCCTGTTCAAGAACCGGCTGGAAGGTGCCTTTGCCGATATCGCTTACGAAGGTGCAGAACGAGCCGCGCCGCTGGTGACCGAGGCAGTGCGCACAATCGGTATCCAGAACGCGATCGACCTTGTTCGCGGCGGGCCTACCGCTGCCACTTCATTCCTGCGAGGTTCGATGGGCACATCATTGGTCGAGGCGATGGTTCCCGAACTGGGCGATGCCATGCGTGTTGCCAGCGATCCTCTGGTCGGCGAGCTGCTGCGTGGCCTCACCGGCGTCGACCTTGCCGGTGCCACCAACCGCTTCGCCAACAACATCGACAACACCATCTGGCGCGAGATGGGGGTCGAGGAAGCGGCGATCCGCGCCAATCCGCGCGAGACCAATGACCCGCTGATCATCGGCGTCTTCGGCGTCGGCGGCGCGGGCTACTAG